One genomic region from Euzebya tangerina encodes:
- the pheA gene encoding prephenate dehydratase translates to MRLPDTPVAFLGPEGTFTALAASAAAPDRSRLPLTTIPDVVDVVRSGEVQIGVVPIENSIEGAVNLTLDTLAFGDPGVYIRSEITVPITMNLLARPGVELDTLKEVRSHVMAIPQCREWLNTNLPDIHLRTTASTARAAEEAAESDGTIAALGTTMAAERFGLDVLVPDIHDFDGNTTRFVSLGRRMTGPTGADKTSMVIFLGEDRPGLLMQVLDEFASRGINLVKIESRPTKQKLGEYCMFIDAHGHITEARMAEALRSVHRHVDEVKILGSYARADGVEDAKELADSEDAYAGAGLWFRQLLDRIE, encoded by the coding sequence GTGAGGCTGCCGGACACGCCCGTGGCCTTCCTGGGTCCGGAGGGCACCTTCACCGCGCTCGCCGCCAGCGCAGCAGCGCCTGACCGCTCCCGTCTGCCGCTGACGACGATCCCGGACGTGGTGGACGTGGTCCGCAGCGGCGAGGTGCAGATCGGGGTCGTGCCGATCGAGAACTCCATCGAGGGTGCGGTCAATCTGACCCTGGACACGTTGGCGTTCGGCGACCCCGGGGTGTACATCCGCAGCGAGATCACCGTCCCGATCACGATGAACCTGCTGGCGCGCCCGGGTGTGGAACTGGACACCCTGAAGGAGGTCCGATCACACGTCATGGCCATCCCGCAGTGTCGGGAGTGGCTCAACACCAACCTGCCGGACATCCACCTGCGAACCACCGCGTCAACTGCTCGTGCGGCGGAGGAGGCGGCCGAGAGCGACGGCACGATCGCGGCACTCGGCACCACGATGGCGGCCGAGCGCTTCGGGCTCGACGTGCTGGTCCCTGACATCCACGACTTCGACGGCAACACCACCCGCTTCGTCTCGCTGGGCAGGCGCATGACCGGCCCGACCGGAGCCGACAAGACCTCGATGGTCATCTTCCTGGGCGAGGACCGCCCGGGCCTGCTGATGCAGGTGCTCGACGAGTTCGCCTCTCGCGGCATCAACCTCGTCAAGATCGAGTCACGGCCGACGAAGCAGAAGCTCGGCGAGTACTGCATGTTCATCGACGCGCACGGGCACATCACCGAGGCGCGGATGGCCGAGGCGCTGCGCTCCGTCCACCGGCACGTCGACGAGGTCAAGATCCTGGGCAGCTACGCGCGGGCCGACGGCGTGGAGGATGCCAAGGAGTTGGCCGACTCGGAGGACGCCTACGCCGGGGCGGGCCTGTGGTTTCGGCAACTGCTGGACCGCATCGAGTAG
- a CDS encoding M23 family metallopeptidase: protein MRESSGAIRRRLPRLLAALVSLVLSFALLPLVVGGPAHAQSVDDLRAEQEEAERAAEEARDAQAGVEADLEEAEEQRDAVAEELTAATAAVDAILTRVDAVTAEQTALRADVAELTEEAEEVRASLAGQIRQLYMQGAAEDLVLALDVGAAADVSSRSHYLTALSRSETANLEELTVVTTTLEGRQRQLVAVDEQLAELRADAEETQQELDRQLFLAAGVADDVAEELAAAEANARARANEADQAAAAVDQAVEAERQAAIAAAEEAARRAEEAAAAAAAAASREFAAADDGDGPDVVEAPDGAADGGSDGGSEGSDSSGEPAPDVAAAPAPTTGSGGMVCPQDNPRSFTDTWGAPRSGGRTHKGTDVFGTRGGDVFAITSGTVTRTSVGGLAGLFLILRGDDGNDYWYIHLQDFVASQGDRVSAGQLIAHNGDTGNARGTTPHIHFELHPGGGAAVNPYPLLAGLCL, encoded by the coding sequence ATGCGCGAGAGTTCTGGTGCCATCCGGCGCCGACTTCCCCGGCTGCTCGCTGCACTCGTCAGTCTTGTCCTGTCGTTTGCTCTGTTGCCACTGGTCGTCGGCGGGCCGGCCCATGCGCAGTCGGTGGACGATCTTCGTGCTGAGCAGGAAGAGGCCGAGCGGGCCGCAGAGGAGGCACGCGACGCCCAGGCCGGTGTCGAAGCCGACCTGGAGGAGGCCGAGGAGCAACGCGATGCGGTCGCCGAGGAACTCACGGCAGCCACGGCCGCCGTCGACGCGATCCTCACCCGTGTCGATGCCGTCACCGCAGAGCAGACCGCCCTCCGCGCCGATGTTGCGGAGCTGACCGAAGAGGCCGAGGAGGTCCGCGCCTCACTGGCCGGCCAGATCCGCCAGCTGTACATGCAGGGCGCCGCCGAGGATCTGGTGCTGGCCCTGGACGTGGGTGCTGCCGCCGATGTCAGCAGCCGGTCCCACTACCTCACCGCCTTGTCGCGGTCCGAGACCGCCAACCTCGAAGAGCTCACGGTCGTCACCACCACACTCGAAGGACGTCAGCGGCAGCTGGTTGCCGTCGACGAGCAGCTCGCGGAGTTGCGTGCCGACGCCGAGGAGACCCAGCAGGAGCTGGACCGGCAGCTCTTCCTCGCTGCTGGTGTGGCCGATGACGTCGCGGAAGAGCTGGCCGCTGCCGAGGCGAATGCTCGCGCGCGAGCCAACGAGGCCGACCAGGCAGCGGCTGCCGTCGATCAGGCGGTCGAGGCTGAGCGTCAGGCAGCCATCGCCGCGGCGGAGGAGGCGGCTCGCCGGGCGGAGGAGGCCGCGGCCGCCGCGGCCGCTGCTGCGTCTCGGGAGTTCGCCGCTGCCGACGACGGCGACGGGCCAGACGTCGTGGAGGCCCCCGATGGCGCAGCGGACGGTGGGTCAGACGGTGGGTCGGAGGGTTCGGACAGCTCAGGGGAGCCGGCCCCGGACGTCGCGGCAGCTCCGGCGCCCACGACTGGCAGCGGAGGCATGGTCTGTCCCCAGGACAACCCGCGATCCTTCACCGACACCTGGGGTGCCCCGCGGTCCGGTGGACGGACCCACAAGGGCACCGACGTCTTCGGGACCAGGGGCGGTGACGTGTTCGCCATCACCTCCGGCACCGTCACCCGCACCAGCGTCGGCGGGCTGGCTGGGCTGTTCCTGATCCTGCGCGGTGACGATGGCAACGACTACTGGTACATCCACCTGCAGGACTTCGTCGCCTCCCAGGGCGACCGGGTCTCGGCGGGCCAGCTGATCGCCCACAACGGCGACACCGGCAATGCGCGTGGCACGACGCCACACATCCACTTCGAGCTGCATCCTGGCGGTGGCGCGGCGGTGAACCCCTACCCGCTGCTGGCGGGCCTCTGTCTGTAG
- a CDS encoding mechanosensitive ion channel family protein codes for MNILLAQSEGPSVDLEGAVDIDQAPTNLEEAVDVVVTKVGELWTGLLLSLPIILIGLVIFAILLVIVLTVARTFRRGISRAGVEPTVAGLLHRIVRTGLIFGALLFALSITGVRVGAVLGALAVLGFVVGLAVQGILENFVAGVILLIRQPFKIGDQIISGDYEGTVKEIDFRVTRLVAYDGTLNLVPNSDVYGTPIINLTRRGKRRTTVGIGVDYRDDQDQAREVLLEALRSVDGVMEDPAPQALLSELGDSSVNFELRYWTAPDIATVVVVRDRVLSAAKRAVDEAGLTIPWPIRTLIVDGDSQIQVGQRP; via the coding sequence ATGAACATCCTTCTCGCCCAGTCCGAAGGGCCGTCCGTCGACCTGGAGGGCGCCGTCGACATCGACCAGGCCCCGACCAACCTCGAAGAGGCCGTCGACGTCGTCGTGACGAAGGTCGGAGAGCTGTGGACCGGCCTGCTGCTCAGCCTGCCGATCATCCTGATCGGCCTGGTGATCTTCGCGATCCTCCTGGTGATCGTGTTGACCGTGGCGCGGACCTTCCGACGTGGCATCTCCCGAGCGGGCGTCGAGCCCACCGTGGCCGGCCTCCTCCACCGCATCGTCCGGACCGGCTTGATCTTCGGTGCGCTGCTGTTCGCCCTCTCCATCACCGGAGTCCGGGTGGGGGCGGTGCTCGGCGCCCTGGCGGTCCTCGGGTTCGTCGTCGGGCTGGCCGTTCAGGGGATCCTGGAGAACTTCGTCGCGGGTGTGATCCTGCTGATCAGGCAGCCCTTCAAGATCGGTGATCAGATCATCAGCGGCGACTACGAGGGCACGGTCAAGGAGATCGACTTCCGCGTCACCCGGCTGGTGGCCTACGACGGCACCCTGAACCTGGTGCCCAACTCCGACGTGTACGGCACCCCGATCATCAACCTCACCCGGCGGGGGAAGCGACGGACCACGGTGGGGATCGGCGTGGACTACCGCGATGACCAGGACCAGGCGCGAGAGGTGCTGCTGGAGGCCTTGAGATCGGTCGATGGGGTCATGGAGGATCCGGCCCCGCAGGCCCTGCTGAGCGAGTTGGGTGACTCCAGCGTGAACTTCGAGCTGCGCTACTGGACGGCGCCGGACATCGCGACTGTCGTCGTCGTCCGGGACCGGGTCCTCTCGGCCGCCAAGCGGGCGGTGGACGAGGCTGGCCTGACGATTCCCTGGCCGATCCGGACCCTGATCGTGGATGGGGACTCGCAGATCCAGGTGGGGCAGCGACCATGA
- the serS gene encoding serine--tRNA ligase: MIDLKALRKNPDDFRGPLARRGITEDMITELLGFDAQRRALMTQAQELRAEQKQFGRKIGQAGPEDRPALIEESGTFSARIDALEEQEKAIEAQQQAMLLAIPNLPHPAAPDGDDDDDAVELSQFGTKPTFDFDAKDHVALGERLGILDVERAVKVSGSRFAFLLGDAVFLEFALVRYALDVIAGHGHKPVILPSLTREEALFGTAFLPGSAEQIYQVPQDDLYLVGTSEVPLAGMHADEIFEAADLPLRYGGFSTCFRREAGTYGKDTAGIFRVHQFDKVEMFSWTTPEQSEAEHARIRGIQTEILQGLELHGRVVDIPVGDLGDSAQRKFDHEVWLPGQGRYRELTSASNCTDYQARRLQARYRVEEGTRTVHTLNGTACAVGRTIIAVLETHQQADGSVLLPEVLHGYMGAERITAA, translated from the coding sequence ATGATCGACCTCAAGGCCCTGCGCAAGAACCCCGACGACTTCCGCGGTCCCCTCGCCCGTCGGGGCATCACCGAGGACATGATCACCGAACTCCTCGGCTTCGATGCACAGCGGCGCGCCCTGATGACCCAGGCCCAGGAGCTGCGCGCCGAGCAGAAGCAGTTCGGCCGCAAGATCGGTCAGGCCGGCCCCGAGGACCGGCCCGCCCTGATCGAGGAGTCCGGCACCTTCAGCGCCCGCATCGACGCGCTCGAGGAGCAGGAGAAGGCCATCGAAGCGCAGCAGCAGGCGATGCTGCTGGCCATCCCGAACCTCCCTCATCCGGCGGCGCCCGACGGCGATGATGACGACGATGCCGTCGAGCTGAGCCAGTTCGGCACCAAGCCGACGTTCGACTTCGACGCGAAGGACCACGTCGCGCTGGGCGAGCGGTTGGGCATCCTCGACGTCGAGCGGGCGGTCAAGGTGTCGGGCAGCCGGTTCGCGTTCCTGCTCGGCGACGCCGTGTTCCTCGAGTTCGCGCTCGTCCGATACGCCCTCGACGTCATCGCCGGCCACGGCCACAAGCCGGTCATCCTGCCCTCGCTGACCCGTGAGGAGGCCCTCTTCGGGACCGCCTTCCTGCCAGGCAGCGCCGAGCAGATCTACCAGGTCCCGCAGGACGATCTATACCTCGTGGGCACGTCGGAGGTGCCGTTGGCGGGGATGCACGCCGATGAGATCTTCGAGGCCGCGGACCTGCCGCTGCGTTACGGCGGCTTCTCCACCTGCTTCCGCCGCGAGGCCGGCACGTACGGCAAGGACACCGCCGGCATCTTCCGAGTGCACCAGTTCGACAAGGTCGAGATGTTCAGCTGGACCACGCCAGAGCAGTCCGAAGCCGAGCACGCGCGGATCCGTGGCATCCAGACCGAGATCCTCCAGGGGCTCGAACTGCACGGCCGGGTGGTCGACATCCCCGTCGGCGACCTCGGCGACTCAGCCCAGCGCAAGTTCGACCACGAGGTGTGGCTGCCCGGACAGGGCCGCTATCGCGAGCTGACCAGTGCGTCCAACTGCACCGACTATCAGGCCCGGCGCCTGCAGGCGCGGTACCGCGTCGAGGAGGGCACGAGGACGGTCCACACCCTGAACGGCACCGCCTGTGCGGTCGGCCGCACCATCATCGCGGTGCTCGAGACCCATCAGCAGGCCGACGGGTCCGTGCTCCTCCCCGAGGTCCTGCACGGCTACATGGGCGCCGAGCGCATCACCGCCGCCTGA
- a CDS encoding acyl-CoA dehydrogenase family protein: MTITWLPRTGFDEQHDMFRQTVRTFCEREVAPHNEQWAADGQVSREVWLKAGETGLLCMAVPEEYGGVGVEDFRYNAIVNEELIRVGASGPGFSVHTDINLPYFLEYTTDVQKKTYLPKMVTGECITAIAMSEPGTGSDLSGIQTRAVRDGDEYVVNGSKIFISNGQMADVVITVVRTGEDPHKGLSLLLIDADTPGFQRGRNLDKMGMKAQDTSELFFDDCRVPAENLLGEEGAGFAYLVGNLPQERLSIATSAVAAAEAAFEETHAYITTRTAFNRAIGSFQNSRFVMAELRTEIELARTFIDRCLDEHAAGALSIEHAAMAKWWTTEMQLKVIDRCLQLHGGYGFMTEYPISRAYVDSRAQTIYGGTTEIMKEIVGRSMGL, translated from the coding sequence ATGACCATCACCTGGCTCCCCCGCACCGGCTTCGATGAGCAGCACGACATGTTCCGCCAGACCGTCCGGACGTTCTGCGAGCGAGAGGTGGCGCCCCACAACGAGCAGTGGGCCGCCGACGGTCAGGTGTCCCGCGAGGTGTGGCTGAAGGCTGGCGAGACCGGGCTGCTGTGCATGGCGGTTCCAGAGGAGTACGGCGGGGTCGGGGTCGAGGACTTCCGGTACAACGCCATCGTCAACGAGGAACTGATCCGCGTTGGCGCCAGTGGTCCCGGCTTCAGCGTGCACACCGACATCAACCTGCCCTACTTCCTGGAGTACACCACCGACGTCCAGAAGAAGACCTACCTGCCGAAGATGGTCACCGGCGAGTGCATCACCGCCATTGCGATGTCAGAGCCCGGGACCGGCTCGGACCTCTCCGGCATCCAGACCCGTGCGGTCCGCGACGGCGACGAGTACGTGGTGAACGGCTCGAAGATCTTCATCTCCAACGGGCAGATGGCCGACGTGGTCATCACCGTCGTCCGCACGGGAGAGGACCCCCACAAGGGCCTGTCGTTGCTGCTGATCGACGCGGACACTCCCGGCTTCCAGCGCGGCCGGAACCTTGACAAGATGGGCATGAAGGCCCAGGACACCTCCGAGCTGTTCTTCGACGACTGCCGGGTACCCGCTGAGAACCTGCTCGGCGAGGAGGGGGCGGGATTTGCGTACCTGGTCGGCAACCTGCCGCAGGAGCGCCTCTCCATCGCCACCAGCGCCGTCGCAGCAGCCGAGGCGGCGTTCGAGGAGACGCACGCGTACATCACCACCAGGACCGCGTTCAACCGGGCGATCGGCTCGTTCCAGAACAGCCGCTTCGTGATGGCCGAGCTGCGGACCGAGATCGAGCTCGCGCGGACGTTCATCGACCGCTGCCTCGACGAGCACGCCGCGGGAGCGCTGTCGATCGAACACGCTGCCATGGCCAAGTGGTGGACGACGGAGATGCAGCTGAAGGTCATCGACCGGTGTCTCCAGCTGCACGGCGGGTACGGCTTCATGACCGAGTACCCGATCTCGCGGGCTTACGTCGACTCCCGCGCCCAGACGATCTACGGCGGCACGACGGAGATCATGAAGGAGATCGTGGGCCGCTCGATGGGGCTGTAG
- a CDS encoding type II toxin-antitoxin system PemK/MazF family toxin: MAGRSSLRRLALDVLGKVVRSALGSRDSARTTAAHRPDATTQKPPRRDARRGEMQTAQARPRIAYAPVRDDDADPGEIVWAWVPYEDDPSQGKDRPLLVIGHIEDDVAALALTSREHADRHHHPLGSGPWDRQGRPSWIKLDRLLRLDSDEIRREGAILDERRFREVVRAWERY, translated from the coding sequence ATGGCAGGTCGGTCCTCACTCAGGCGGCTCGCGCTCGACGTGCTCGGCAAGGTCGTGCGGTCGGCCCTCGGCAGTCGTGACTCCGCCCGTACGACGGCAGCCCATCGGCCCGACGCGACGACCCAGAAGCCACCCCGTCGCGATGCACGCCGTGGGGAGATGCAGACGGCACAGGCGCGGCCTCGGATCGCCTACGCCCCGGTGCGCGACGACGACGCCGATCCGGGTGAGATCGTGTGGGCGTGGGTGCCCTACGAGGACGATCCGTCGCAGGGCAAGGACCGGCCGCTCCTCGTCATCGGCCACATCGAGGACGACGTGGCCGCGCTGGCGCTGACCTCACGCGAACACGCCGACCGCCACCACCACCCGCTCGGCTCCGGACCGTGGGACCGGCAGGGACGACCGTCGTGGATCAAGTTGGACCGGCTCCTGCGCTTGGATTCGGACGAGATCCGCCGTGAGGGCGCGATCCTCGACGAGCGCAGGTTCCGCGAGGTCGTTCGGGCCTGGGAGCGCTACTAG
- a CDS encoding MFS transporter, which translates to MEPNPAAMLTRPRPLAGRLLVLAGVMAVAFNLRTAINVVGPLVPIIRADLGASNIGLGLIGTIPVLAFGLVSPLAAGLGRRIGIGRSLGASLVLLAASVALRSAGGFGWLVVGTVGLGIAIAIGNVLLPALIKSVFPDRVSQLSTAYTAVLVLAATAAAAVAVPLADAFSWELSAGIWAVPAGLGAIVVGVSVLLDERRTPATPAPTRSTEGMSTRELYRSPLAWQITAFMGLQSAAFYITLAWLSDILISKGLTELQAGTLISVFNAGGLVGVLAFPLLHRGREDQRRSTAAACAASLLGVVTLLVPGTALTPLSAFALGAGAGGLLALALSFFALRTETTADAAAMSGMAQTWGYLISAAGPILWGAISEWTGGWTVPLILLLAVNVAMTAAGLASARNRVIAPGAA; encoded by the coding sequence GTGGAGCCGAACCCCGCTGCGATGCTGACCCGTCCGCGCCCGCTCGCCGGCCGCCTGCTGGTTCTGGCCGGCGTCATGGCCGTGGCCTTCAACCTGCGGACGGCGATCAACGTCGTCGGGCCGTTGGTGCCGATCATCCGGGCGGACCTCGGTGCCTCCAACATCGGCCTGGGTCTGATCGGCACGATCCCGGTGCTGGCCTTCGGTCTGGTGTCACCGCTGGCCGCCGGACTCGGCAGACGCATCGGGATCGGTCGGTCACTGGGGGCATCGCTGGTGCTGCTGGCCGCCTCCGTTGCGCTGCGATCAGCCGGCGGGTTCGGTTGGCTGGTGGTCGGGACAGTCGGTCTGGGCATCGCGATCGCCATCGGCAACGTGCTGCTGCCCGCCCTGATCAAGTCGGTCTTCCCCGACCGGGTCAGCCAGCTGTCCACGGCCTACACCGCGGTGCTCGTGCTCGCCGCAACCGCCGCAGCCGCCGTTGCGGTGCCGCTGGCCGATGCGTTCAGCTGGGAGTTGTCCGCCGGCATCTGGGCGGTCCCGGCCGGACTGGGAGCGATCGTCGTCGGCGTCTCGGTCCTGCTCGACGAGCGGCGCACCCCCGCAACCCCTGCCCCCACCCGGTCCACGGAGGGCATGAGCACGCGTGAGCTCTACCGCAGTCCCCTGGCCTGGCAGATCACCGCGTTCATGGGCCTGCAGTCGGCGGCCTTCTACATCACGTTGGCGTGGCTCTCCGACATCCTCATCTCGAAGGGACTGACGGAACTGCAGGCGGGGACGCTGATCTCGGTGTTCAACGCCGGTGGGTTGGTCGGCGTTCTCGCCTTCCCCCTGCTGCACCGCGGTCGGGAGGACCAACGTCGGAGTACGGCCGCTGCCTGCGCGGCCAGCCTGCTGGGCGTGGTGACGTTGTTGGTGCCCGGCACCGCGCTGACGCCGCTGAGTGCCTTCGCCCTGGGGGCTGGAGCCGGGGGTCTGCTGGCACTCGCCCTCTCCTTCTTCGCACTGCGAACCGAGACCACGGCGGATGCGGCCGCCATGTCGGGCATGGCACAGACCTGGGGGTACCTGATCAGCGCCGCCGGGCCGATCCTGTGGGGTGCGATCAGCGAGTGGACCGGTGGCTGGACGGTGCCGCTGATCCTGCTGCTGGCGGTGAACGTGGCGATGACGGCGGCGGGGCTGGCGTCCGCGCGCAACCGGGTGATCGCGCCGGGCGCCGCCTAG
- a CDS encoding dynamin family protein, with protein MTNDALVASLGSLRDALRSAALVLPLDGLEEATATRDEAVAQIEDYLLPRLADIDAPLLAVLGGSTGAGKSTLTNSLVGEEVTTAGVLRPTTRAPVLVHHPDDEAWFMGEGVLPDVPRSTGAQPAEGDSHGLGAGPTSALHLVPSASLPVGLALLDSPDIDSVETANHELAAQLLGAADLWMFVTTAARYADAVPWEVLAKAAERAAAVALIVNRIPPDGDAVRMISEDVRRMLDAKGLGSATLFALQEVPLIDGRLTGGETAIRNWLGELVADAEARAAVVRGTVQGAVASLEPRARRVAEAVTQQAQAVDALRQASRTRARSAITHVDAQLGSGVLLRGEVLDRFREQVGTAAWMDSLQRGVGRIRDRITSLFTGDTPVVEAARGRLQDNLVSLIDDAVATSVEQAVGDWRGLPGGTHALRSFPGYRMAPDRIADLVDRWQDEVIGLVRSKAEGKVATARWASLGVNGAGVALMTFLFASTGGLTGGEVAVAGGTAAVSQALLTAVLGEQAVRDLTSSARRGLLAVVSEIAEAAHTDLRGALDDIPDADLADTLTATAGQVASSGRGGR; from the coding sequence ATGACCAATGACGCCCTGGTGGCGAGCCTCGGCAGTCTGCGCGATGCGCTGCGGTCGGCTGCGCTGGTCCTGCCGCTCGACGGGCTCGAGGAGGCGACGGCGACGCGGGACGAGGCCGTCGCGCAGATCGAGGACTACCTGCTGCCGCGTCTGGCCGACATCGACGCCCCGCTCCTGGCCGTCCTGGGTGGCTCGACCGGCGCTGGCAAGTCGACGCTGACCAACTCGCTGGTCGGGGAGGAGGTGACGACGGCCGGTGTTCTGCGGCCGACGACCCGTGCGCCGGTCCTGGTCCATCATCCCGACGACGAGGCGTGGTTCATGGGCGAGGGGGTGCTGCCGGATGTTCCCCGCTCCACCGGCGCTCAACCCGCGGAGGGAGACTCCCATGGGCTCGGAGCGGGCCCCACCTCGGCGCTCCACCTGGTCCCCTCAGCTTCGCTCCCTGTAGGCCTGGCGCTGCTCGACTCGCCGGACATCGACTCGGTCGAGACCGCCAACCATGAACTGGCAGCCCAGCTCCTGGGCGCAGCAGACCTCTGGATGTTCGTCACCACGGCCGCCCGGTACGCCGACGCGGTCCCCTGGGAGGTGCTGGCCAAGGCGGCTGAGCGGGCGGCCGCCGTGGCGCTGATCGTCAACCGGATCCCGCCTGATGGGGACGCGGTGCGGATGATCTCGGAGGACGTCCGGCGCATGCTCGATGCCAAGGGCCTGGGGAGCGCGACGCTGTTCGCGCTGCAGGAGGTCCCCCTCATCGATGGTCGGCTGACCGGCGGTGAGACCGCGATCCGCAACTGGCTGGGGGAGTTGGTGGCAGACGCCGAAGCACGTGCCGCGGTCGTCCGCGGGACCGTCCAGGGCGCGGTGGCATCGCTCGAACCTCGCGCACGGCGTGTCGCCGAGGCGGTGACCCAGCAGGCGCAGGCCGTTGACGCCCTGCGGCAGGCATCCCGAACCCGTGCGCGCTCAGCGATCACCCACGTCGACGCCCAACTCGGTTCGGGCGTCCTGCTACGTGGCGAGGTCCTGGATCGATTCCGGGAGCAGGTCGGGACGGCCGCGTGGATGGACAGCCTGCAACGTGGTGTCGGGCGGATCCGTGACCGCATCACCTCGCTCTTCACCGGCGACACCCCCGTGGTGGAGGCCGCCCGCGGCCGCCTGCAGGACAACCTGGTGAGCCTGATCGACGACGCCGTCGCCACCTCCGTCGAGCAGGCCGTCGGCGACTGGCGTGGCCTGCCAGGGGGCACGCACGCCCTGCGGTCCTTCCCGGGCTACCGGATGGCGCCCGATCGGATCGCGGACCTGGTCGATCGCTGGCAGGACGAGGTGATCGGCCTGGTCCGGAGCAAGGCCGAGGGCAAGGTCGCCACCGCCCGCTGGGCCTCCCTGGGTGTCAACGGCGCTGGCGTGGCCCTGATGACCTTTCTGTTCGCCTCGACCGGTGGGCTGACCGGCGGTGAGGTCGCCGTCGCCGGTGGGACGGCTGCGGTGTCCCAGGCGCTGCTGACCGCGGTCCTCGGCGAGCAGGCGGTCCGCGACCTGACATCCTCGGCTCGGCGCGGTCTCCTGGCCGTCGTGAGCGAGATCGCCGAGGCCGCACACACCGATCTCAGGGGGGCGCTCGACGACATCCCGGACGCGGACCTGGCCGACACGCTGACGGCCACCGCAGGTCAGGTGGCCTCGTCCGGGCGAGGCGGCCGATGA
- a CDS encoding GTPase, with translation MSTSIGRRLDALEDAATLIRRHDLGGSAAADDTDALIARARTRIRHGTDHTVVALVGSTGSGKSSLLNALAEQEVARTSVTRPTTSVTQGVTFGLPADGLLDSIGVSRRHHLAEVPDHLSGLVLLDLPDFDSVQRDHRLEVDRLIRLVDLMIWVTDPQKYADDALHRQYLQPLSTHAEVMQVVLNKTDTLTDEQLAACHAHLDQLLDEDGLADLSPVPASTVTQGGVEEVRGILAAEVTAKEVALQRISADIDGEAARLAALADRSGASEASQSTRIVDGLATAAGVDIIAGVIAAQYQRDAVLSTGWPPLRFVRRIRRSPVGRLETTAENPVAGAEVSRTLRQAGAAIESHVGSAWGQAAQLDLREKIQPVTQALDTRISRRVQAMRQPPPWWRAVSGLQTALIGVAVIGLFWLVGLALAESLLLIDVAEFTPRIRGVAVPTALLLGGGVLGLVVATLSRLLASVLGRRHARTAVKRLRDDVAAVAHEHVIAPLETLLADAEQLDELLDVARSRVG, from the coding sequence ATGAGCACGTCCATCGGCCGCCGACTCGACGCCTTGGAAGATGCGGCGACGCTGATCAGGCGACACGACCTCGGCGGCTCCGCGGCGGCCGACGACACCGACGCGCTGATCGCCCGTGCTCGCACCCGCATCCGGCACGGCACCGACCACACCGTGGTGGCGCTGGTCGGCTCGACAGGATCGGGGAAGTCATCGCTGCTCAACGCCCTGGCCGAGCAGGAGGTGGCCCGCACCAGCGTCACGCGCCCCACCACCTCGGTGACGCAGGGCGTCACGTTCGGCCTGCCTGCCGACGGCCTGCTGGACTCGATCGGCGTCTCCCGCCGGCACCATCTGGCCGAGGTCCCGGACCACCTGAGCGGACTGGTGCTGCTGGACCTGCCCGACTTCGACTCGGTGCAGCGAGACCACCGCCTCGAGGTGGACCGTCTGATCAGGTTGGTCGACCTGATGATCTGGGTCACGGATCCGCAGAAGTACGCCGACGACGCACTGCATCGGCAGTACCTGCAGCCGCTGTCCACCCACGCGGAGGTGATGCAGGTCGTCCTCAACAAGACCGACACCCTGACCGACGAGCAGCTGGCAGCCTGCCACGCCCATCTCGACCAGCTGCTGGACGAGGACGGCTTGGCCGACCTGAGCCCGGTCCCGGCGTCGACGGTCACCCAGGGCGGTGTCGAGGAGGTGCGGGGGATCCTGGCCGCCGAGGTCACAGCCAAGGAGGTCGCGCTCCAGCGGATCAGCGCCGACATCGACGGCGAAGCGGCGCGACTGGCCGCCTTGGCTGACCGATCCGGTGCGTCGGAGGCGAGCCAGTCGACCCGCATCGTCGACGGGCTGGCCACAGCGGCGGGAGTCGACATCATCGCTGGCGTGATCGCGGCTCAGTACCAGCGGGATGCCGTGCTCTCGACCGGGTGGCCCCCGCTGCGGTTCGTGCGTCGCATCCGACGGTCGCCCGTCGGCCGCCTCGAGACGACCGCAGAGAACCCGGTGGCTGGTGCAGAGGTCAGCCGGACGCTGCGCCAAGCAGGCGCGGCCATCGAGTCCCACGTCGGGAGCGCCTGGGGACAGGCGGCCCAGCTGGACCTGCGCGAGAAGATCCAGCCGGTGACGCAGGCACTCGACACCAGGATCAGCCGGCGCGTTCAGGCCATGCGCCAGCCGCCACCCTGGTGGCGGGCCGTCAGCGGCCTGCAGACGGCGTTGATCGGCGTGGCCGTGATCGGGTTGTTCTGGCTGGTCGGGTTGGCGCTGGCCGAGTCCCTGCTCCTCATCGATGTCGCCGAGTTCACCCCGAGGATCCGCGGTGTTGCCGTCCCGACGGCCCTGCTGCTCGGGGGCGGTGTGCTGGGCCTGGTCGTGGCAACACTCAGCCGGCTGCTGGCCTCGGTCCTGGGGCGGCGCCATGCCCGCACGGCGGTCAAGCGGTTGCGGGACGACGTGGCGGCCGTCGCGCACGAGCACGTCATCGCGCCGCTCGAGACGCTGCTCGCCGACGCTGAGCAACTCGACGAACTGCTCGATGTCGCCCGCAGCCGAGTGGGATGA